The following are encoded together in the Sceloporus undulatus isolate JIND9_A2432 ecotype Alabama unplaced genomic scaffold, SceUnd_v1.1 scaffold_2051, whole genome shotgun sequence genome:
- the XBP1 gene encoding X-box-binding protein 1: MFVFRLFLFHNQKLQVENQHLREETQSLALENQELRLGLLPLQCGPEKHEGPSAPALLKVSGNPLHLGQRDDGRFFPLPLKLPLFLPQVEMLEPQEEEEGNEEEEEASGDDGKGVPAASSPVPRSAESAALGQHVPPQQGQTQATRTGTETAPSASSSSLLLPWILWTLQMLRMLRLSDLLLGLLDSLDLDLFLRCPLDLGPSCLDPLLAVDRSPPAPPEGDASALRTAQVPSLGLVPPWLVAINELIRFDHEYTKPFFLKEEEEEPAPEVKEDEEGLPLPSSVVEDLGLSGLLLFSEAGDSGYGGSPCSPFSDLEDDYGGPGWGQEEAFATEFFPQLVSV, encoded by the exons ATGTTTGTTTTCCGTCTGTTCCTCTTCCACAACCAGAAGCTCCAGGTGGAGAACCAGCACCTGAGGGAGGAGACCCAGAGCCTGGCCCTGGAGAACCAGGAGCTCCGACTGGGGCTGCTGCCTCTACAGTGCGGTCCAGAGAAGCACGAGGGACCCAGCGCCCCAGCCCTGCTCAAGGTGAGTGGGAACCCCTTGCACCTGGGACAACGGGATGATGGGCGCTTCTTTCCCCTCCCATTGAAACTGCCGCTCTTCCTCCCGCAGGTGGAGATGCTGGAgccccaggaggaagaggaaggaaacgaggaggaagaggaagcatcaggggatgatgggaaggggGTCCCCGCCGCATCCAGCCCGGTGCCCAGGTCCGCTGAGTCCGCAGCACTTGGCCAACATGTTCCTCCGCAGCAGGGACAAACCCAGGCGACACGCACCGGAACGGAGACGGCGCcatcggcctcctcctcctccctcctcctcccatggATCCTTTGGACCCTCCAGATGCTTCGGATGTTGAG GCTT TCTGACCTCCTTCTGGGCCTTCTGGACAGCCTGGACCTGGACCTCTTCCTCCGCTGCCCTCTGGACCTCGGGCCGTCCTGCCTTGACCCTCTGCTGGCTGTTGACCGTTCGCCACCGGCGCCGCCAGAGGGAGACGCATCCGCCTTACGAACCGCCCAGGTTCCCTCTCTGGGGCTGGTGCCACCGTGGCTGGTGGCCATTAATGAACTGATCCGCTTCGACCACGAATACACCAAGCCCTTCTTCctcaaggaagaggaagaggaaccgGCGCCGGAAGTAAAGGAGGACGAGGAAGGgctgcctttgccatcctccgTGGTGGAGGACCTGGGCCTCTCAGGTCTCCTCCTCTTCTCGGAGGCGGGCGACTCTGGGTACGGAGGGTCCCCCTGCTCCCCCTTCAGCGACTTGGAGGATGACTACGGAGGACCCGGGTGGGGACAGGAGGAGGCTTTCGCCACGGAGTTCTTCCCGCAGCTGGTCAGCGTCTGA